One part of the Roseomonas gilardii genome encodes these proteins:
- a CDS encoding D-amino acid dehydrogenase gives MARNRGGWNEELRDMRVTVLGAGVIGVATAYWLLEAGHEVTVVERREAAGVETSWGNGAIIHVSSVQPWAAPGVPMKVLRWLGQEDAPMLLRPSALPRMWRWGLGFMMAARPARYQDTCVANLELALQSARCMAEIRARTGVAYDYAGHCVVKTFADAATLEAAARAHEALAPFGLETERLDRAACVAREPALGPVAERIAGGLYFPQDEIGDCNKFSQGLAAWCAARGARFHYGTTAEELVLRGGRVAAVRTSADGGKGEIASDAVVVALASQSPIFLRRHGIALPVYPVKGLSVTVPRRAWPEGPRNAILDDMRKFALTPLGDRYRIVGSAEVADYDTTPSPRRIGALMRGVAELFPAMAGTETAEGAVQWAGLRPMVPDGRPRIGPTRIPGLFLNTGHGHTGWTMAAGSGQRLAALIERPERVPVAA, from the coding sequence TTGGCGCGAAACAGGGGCGGCTGGAACGAGGAGCTTCGCGACATGCGCGTCACCGTGCTGGGGGCCGGGGTCATCGGCGTCGCCACTGCCTATTGGCTGCTGGAGGCCGGGCACGAGGTCACGGTGGTGGAGCGCCGCGAGGCCGCCGGGGTGGAGACGAGCTGGGGCAACGGCGCCATCATCCATGTCAGCTCCGTCCAGCCCTGGGCGGCGCCGGGCGTGCCGATGAAGGTGCTGCGCTGGCTGGGGCAGGAGGATGCGCCGATGCTGCTGCGCCCCTCCGCCCTGCCGCGCATGTGGCGCTGGGGGCTGGGCTTCATGATGGCGGCCCGCCCGGCCCGCTATCAGGACACCTGCGTCGCCAACCTGGAGCTGGCATTGCAGAGCGCGCGCTGCATGGCGGAGATCCGGGCCCGCACCGGCGTGGCCTATGACTATGCCGGGCATTGCGTCGTGAAAACCTTCGCCGATGCCGCGACGCTGGAGGCGGCGGCGCGGGCGCACGAGGCGCTGGCGCCCTTCGGCCTGGAGACGGAGCGGCTGGACCGGGCCGCCTGTGTGGCGCGGGAACCGGCGCTGGGGCCGGTGGCGGAGCGCATCGCCGGCGGCCTGTACTTCCCGCAGGACGAGATCGGCGACTGCAACAAGTTCAGCCAGGGGCTGGCCGCCTGGTGCGCGGCGCGCGGCGCCCGCTTCCACTACGGCACCACGGCGGAGGAGCTGGTGCTGCGCGGCGGGCGCGTGGCGGCTGTGCGGACCAGTGCCGATGGGGGCAAGGGGGAGATCGCGAGCGACGCGGTGGTGGTGGCGCTGGCCAGCCAGAGCCCGATCTTCCTGCGCCGCCACGGCATCGCCCTGCCGGTCTATCCGGTGAAGGGCCTCTCGGTCACCGTGCCGCGCCGCGCCTGGCCGGAGGGGCCGCGCAACGCCATCCTCGACGACATGCGGAAATTCGCCCTGACGCCGCTGGGCGACCGCTACCGCATCGTGGGCTCGGCCGAGGTCGCCGATTACGACACGACGCCCTCCCCCCGGCGGATCGGGGCGCTGATGCGCGGCGTGGCGGAACTCTTCCCGGCGATGGCCGGCACGGAGACGGCGGAGGGCGCGGTGCAATGGGCCGGGCTGCGGCCCATGGTGCCGGACGGGCGGCCCCGCATCGGCCCGACGCGCATCCCCGGCCTGTTCCTGAACACCGGCCATGGCCATACCGGCTGGACCATGGCGGCCGGTTCCGGCCAGCGGCTGGCGGCCCTGATCGAGCGGCCGGAGCGCGTGCCCGTCGCGGCCTGA